A stretch of DNA from Persephonella sp.:
AAGAAGGGGCAGATATAGTAAATGATATAAGTGGTATGAGTTTTGATCCGGAAATGGCTAAAACTGTAGCACAGCTTGACTGTCCCGTTATTATAAATCACATAAAGGGAAGACCTGAAAATATGCAGAAAGATGTGTATTACGACGATGTGGTTTTTGAGGTGATTGAGTTTCTTGACAGTCAGATCAGATACGGAATGTCAAAGGGCATAAAAAAAGATAGATTTATTATTGATCCCGGGATAGGATTTGGGAAATATGTTGAGCACAACATAGAGATTATAAAAAGGTTATCTGAACTGAAAGTTTTAGGATTTCCGATACTGATCGGTATATCAAGAAAATCTTTTGTTGGTATTGTCCTTGAGAATTTTGCAGGTAGAAATTATCCATTTCCTTCTGATCGGCTGTTTGGTTCTTTAGGAGCAACAGCGTGTGCCGTATTAAACGGTGCTCACATTGTAAGGACACACGATGTGAAGGAAACTGTAGACTTTTTGACGCTATTAGACACAATAAGAGGTTACAGGGTTGTTTGAAACGATTGACTGGCTTATAGGCATAATAAAGTCAATAAGAATAAATGATGTTATAGACATAATACTCGTTTCAGTAATAATATACTACCTTCTTAAGTTCATTATCGGGACAAGAGGCTGGCAGATACTGATAGGTCTTTTTTTTCTCCTTTTCATCTGGCTTGCCGCAAAAATTCTTCATCTGACCACAATTGAATGGGTATTTGACAATCTATGGAGTATAGGAATTTTTATTCTTATAGTTGTTTTCCAGCCGGAGATAAGAAGAGGTCTTGCAAAAATAGGCGAAAGGGGACTCCTCAGATACTCACTACTGTCAAAGAAAAAAGCTATTGACGAGATCATAAGGGCTGCCACATTCCTTGCAGAAAGAAAGATAGGAGCTCTTATCGTTTTTGAAAGAAGTATTGATCTTGAAAACTATACTGAAGGCTGTGTAAAACTTGATGCAGATATATCCCTTGAGCTTCTAATCTCTATATTTATCCCTCAAACACCTCTCCATGATGGGGCTGTTATAATAAAGGATCAGAGAATAGCCTCAGCAAGATGCTTTCTTCCCCTTACAATAAATCCAAATATCCCAAAAAACATAGGAACAAGGCACAGAGCAGGGATAGGAATATCTGAGGAGACAGATGCCGTTGCCCTTATTGTTTCTGAAGAAAGGGGAGAGATCTCCCTTGCTCTAGACGGAAAGTTACACAGGAACCTTGATCCTTTAACACTGAGAAATATGTTGATAAAAGTTCTTGAGATTGAGAAGTCAGATATTGTAGAAAACATAATGAAAAAACTGAAAAAAAGGCAGAAAAATGAAAAAGGTTAAGGATATTGTTCTGAACAACCTGCACCTGAAAATACTTTCCCTTCTTGTTGCTTTTCTTCTGTGGCTTAACATCACAAGCACCCAGAAAACAAGATTTGAGTTTTTTTCAAAGGTAAAAATTCTTAATGTTCCAAAAGGGATACTGATAGAAAAGGTAGAACCTGAAAAGGTGCTTGTTGTTATAGAAGGTGTCAGATCAAAGCTTAATCAGGTTAACATATCAAAAATTGAGGTTTATGTTGATGGGAGAAAGATAAAAAAAGGTAAAAATACACTTAAAGTGTTTGTCAGACCATCAAAAACAGAAAATTTTGATATAGTGAAAGTTATTCCTGATAAAATCCATATTTATGCGAAACCAAAATGATAAAATATTTCCTGCAAAATATCCGGAGGTAACAGATGCTTAAGTTAGAGATTGAAAGATTTGGGGAATATCCGTTTGAGGAAGGAATAACACTTAAAGAGATAATATCCGCCCTTGAAGGGGAAGGAAAGAAAATAAAAGGGGTTGTTGGAGGTGTTCTTGATGATCAGATAATAGATCTGCACACCCCAATAAAAAAAAGTGGAAAACTTAGATTTTTAACAAAAAAAGATAATGAAAGCCTTGAGATCTTAAGACATTCCCTTGCCCACATAATGGCTCAGGCATTAAAAGAGCTATACGGTGATCAGAATGTTCATCTTGGAATTGGACCCACAACAGAAAACGGATTTTATTATGATGTTGAGATTGAAGGTAAGAGACTTACAGAAGATGACCTGCCTGCTGTTGAACAAAAAATGAAAGAAATAATAAACAGAAACTGTGAGATAGAAAGGGTAGAGATCCCAAGAGATGAGGCTGTTGAGCTGTTTGAGAAAAAAAGGGAGATATACAAAATAGACATAATAAAACATCAGATACCTGAAGGAGAACCTATATCTGTATACAAGCAGTGCGGGTTTGTGGATTTGTGCAGAGGTCCCCACCTGCCTTCAACCGGTGAAGCAGGCGCTTTCAAGCTGGTTTCTCTGGCAGGAGCGTATTGGAGAGGTAAAGAAGGGAATCCTATGCTACAGAGGATTTACGGTGTTGCCTTCTGGACAGAAAAAGAGCTAAAAAAATATCTTAATATGCTTGAAGAAGCGAAAAAAAGAGACCACAGAAAACTGGGAAAAGAGCTTGAGCTTTTTACTATTACAGATGACGTTGGTGGGGGACTTGCAATATGGCTTCCAAAAGGGGCGGTCATCAGAAACGAGATAGAAAATGCATGGAGGGAGGAACACACAAAAAGGGGATACCAGCTGGTTTACACTCCACATGTTGGTAAAGAACAGCTATGGAAAACAAGCGGACATGTGGATTTTTACAGGGAAAACATGTTCCCTGAAATGATGATTGAAGAGGAAGGGTATTTTGTAAAACCTATGAACTGCCCATTCCATGTTGAGATATACAAATCAAAACAAAGATCATACAAAGAACTTCCAATAAGACTTGCAGAACTTGGAA
This window harbors:
- the cdaA gene encoding diadenylate cyclase CdaA, which codes for MFETIDWLIGIIKSIRINDVIDIILVSVIIYYLLKFIIGTRGWQILIGLFFLLFIWLAAKILHLTTIEWVFDNLWSIGIFILIVVFQPEIRRGLAKIGERGLLRYSLLSKKKAIDEIIRAATFLAERKIGALIVFERSIDLENYTEGCVKLDADISLELLISIFIPQTPLHDGAVIIKDQRIASARCFLPLTINPNIPKNIGTRHRAGIGISEETDAVALIVSEERGEISLALDGKLHRNLDPLTLRNMLIKVLEIEKSDIVENIMKKLKKRQKNEKG
- the folP gene encoding dihydropteroate synthase, producing the protein MSLSVHIIPEEKNIYKIIFPDPFTEPVFIENEDQLKDLVNRLKLEGRSEYAKEITQKWINLKKDTFKINYKGKFLNLGQKTAVMGILNLTPDSFSDGGIYYKEIDKAVERVAQMLEEGADIIDIGGESTRPGSKPVSVDEELERVIPVIKAVRKELGNNFLISIDTYKSEVAKQAVKEGADIVNDISGMSFDPEMAKTVAQLDCPVIINHIKGRPENMQKDVYYDDVVFEVIEFLDSQIRYGMSKGIKKDRFIIDPGIGFGKYVEHNIEIIKRLSELKVLGFPILIGISRKSFVGIVLENFAGRNYPFPSDRLFGSLGATACAVLNGAHIVRTHDVKETVDFLTLLDTIRGYRVV
- the thrS gene encoding threonine--tRNA ligase, which translates into the protein MLKLEIERFGEYPFEEGITLKEIISALEGEGKKIKGVVGGVLDDQIIDLHTPIKKSGKLRFLTKKDNESLEILRHSLAHIMAQALKELYGDQNVHLGIGPTTENGFYYDVEIEGKRLTEDDLPAVEQKMKEIINRNCEIERVEIPRDEAVELFEKKREIYKIDIIKHQIPEGEPISVYKQCGFVDLCRGPHLPSTGEAGAFKLVSLAGAYWRGKEGNPMLQRIYGVAFWTEKELKKYLNMLEEAKKRDHRKLGKELELFTITDDVGGGLAIWLPKGAVIRNEIENAWREEHTKRGYQLVYTPHVGKEQLWKTSGHVDFYRENMFPEMMIEEEGYFVKPMNCPFHVEIYKSKQRSYKELPIRLAELGTVYRYERSGVLHGLMRVRGFTQDDAHIICREDQVEQEIKGVLELVLDTLKSYGFEEFQVFLSTRPEKSVGDDRMWEVATDSLRKAIESVGLDYEIDEGGGAFYGPKIDVKIKDAIGRMWQCSTVQFDFNLPERFDMYYIGEDNSRHRPYMIHRAIFGSIERFIGVLLEHYAGLLPLWLSPVQAKIIPVADPHIDYAREVEKRLKEAGLRVEVDERSERMNKKIRDAELQKIPYMLIVGDKEQQTGSVSVRTKKKGNIGVMSIEEFIERAKRLIKEKSTQL
- a CDS encoding YbbR-like domain-containing protein, with translation MKKVKDIVLNNLHLKILSLLVAFLLWLNITSTQKTRFEFFSKVKILNVPKGILIEKVEPEKVLVVIEGVRSKLNQVNISKIEVYVDGRKIKKGKNTLKVFVRPSKTENFDIVKVIPDKIHIYAKPK